The bacterium genomic sequence ACCTCCGTAATGGTTACCTGGTGCACGGAGGACTTGTAAATGTCCGGGAAATGATCGAAATCGTTAATATCAAACCTGTAAATAGAACCAGGCTCATCGCCGCCTTTGACACAGTCGACGACGATGAGCCTGTCAGCTTCCATTATCAGATGAAACAGTTTGAAACCGTCGGTGCCACCCTCGATGACCTCAAAGTTATCCGGGAGGGAGTATTCCTGAAGGTTCACAGCCACATGTACGCCGACGCCCTCGTCCCTCAGGAGCAGGTTGCCCACTCCGAGTATCATCGTTTTCTCTTTGGTTTCTGTCGGTTCCATCCCCTTTCTCGTTATCCCTGAAGGCCTAGAAGGCCTCTTCTTCAGGTTTGATCCCGAAGAACATATGCAGGAACGATTTGAAATCCTCAAAGAACACCAGGTAGACATGGAACAGGACTGTGAAGACGAAATACCACATCACCAGGTAATGGATCGCGTGGATCATCCCCAGCCCACCGAAGAAGCTGACCACAGAGGCCCAGAACGGATTCGTCTTCCAGAGCATGGCGAAACCGGTCAGAGCCATAAACCATAAAGCGATGGTCCACAGCACATAAGTCGCCTTCTGCCATCCGTTGTATTTAGATGTTCTGGGTTTGGTTTTCCTGAGGAAGTAGTAGTAGGCCATCATGGGGAGCAGTTTTCCCCTGTTCTCTTTCTCCGGCAGGAAGTACTTGATATCCCGCGGGGCTCCAAAGAAGGCCCAGTAGATCCGGGTTACCGAATTTAGAAGGATGACGAAGGCGGTGATGAAGTGAATGTACCGCACAAGGTTCATGTCGATACCCAGAAGGCTGAAGTTGGGTTTGTGAATGTAAAATCCGGTAGCAACCATCGCAACCATGCATATGAGGTTCACGTGATGCATGATCCTTGCTGGAATGGGATGATCGTAAACTTTTCTCTCCATGGCGACCTCTCCTCTAACCGATCCTGAATTTGCGGATCTGGTTCGTTTTGGGGTCGATGATGTGAACGGCGCAAGCCAGACACGGATCAAAGGAGCGGATCACACGGACAATGTTGATAGGATTCTCTGGGTCCGGTACGGGCGCCCCGATAAGGGACTCCTCATACTGGCCTCTGACACCCTTTTCGTCCCTGGGGGAAGCGTTCCAGGTGGAGGGCACCACTGCCTGATAGTTGGCGATCTTTTTGTCCTTGATTTTCATCCAGTGGCCAAGGGCGCCGCGCGGGGCCTCGTAGAAACCGGCCCCCTCTGCGGTATCGGGTACTTCCCAGTGATCAGTGTCGTGTATCCTGAACCCAGGTTTTCCCTGTGCCTCGATGAGCTGGCCAAGCCAGACCTGCATCTGATCGGCAAGAGCCACCGTCTCGATCATTCTGGCAGCGTGTCTGGCGACAGCTCCGGGTTTGGCGCCGGCCTGAACCAGGG encodes the following:
- a CDS encoding HyaD/HybD family hydrogenase maturation endopeptidase gives rise to the protein MEPTETKEKTMILGVGNLLLRDEGVGVHVAVNLQEYSLPDNFEVIEGGTDGFKLFHLIMEADRLIVVDCVKGGDEPGSIYRFDINDFDHFPDIYKSSVHQVTITEVINLSGTMRTPPWTSIIGVEPEDLSMSMELSSKIRDKLPDVLKIVLETAGLNPEDYREQLNSPLKQPGPPTYSD
- a CDS encoding cytochrome b/b6 domain-containing protein codes for the protein MERKVYDHPIPARIMHHVNLICMVAMVATGFYIHKPNFSLLGIDMNLVRYIHFITAFVILLNSVTRIYWAFFGAPRDIKYFLPEKENRGKLLPMMAYYYFLRKTKPRTSKYNGWQKATYVLWTIALWFMALTGFAMLWKTNPFWASVVSFFGGLGMIHAIHYLVMWYFVFTVLFHVYLVFFEDFKSFLHMFFGIKPEEEAF